A genomic window from Sphingobacterium spiritivorum includes:
- a CDS encoding ATP-dependent nuclease, with the protein MNTKLKLILNQNIEMYLAYIKVENYKGIEAIETEFDPKLNIIIGENGCGKSAIIDAIRLLYNIGEPIREISVSSDDFHQKTVENDGIKTIQKSSLITITYIFKGLSTAQKGAFYEYMVIDPNKIEEDYAKVSISYEEKDGKYPNFSYNTGNIDGQKADYKTFELFQHYYLGALRDSTKDLLSTRNNILGKVIRRFVKREKSESEIEQIIKDANSQLLSRDEVKNTRDGVNTNLESIFKKVIDNKIGVRIEEAKTEYIVNAIKPYLPHDRSTLKDEGFHLWQNSLGLNNLIYIAVVLGDIKEQIEDNGLPHFALLIEEPESHLHPQLQLSLYNFLNNANATENSQLFITTHSPTLTSKVPLKNLILLDCGKATKLDKQFQNRESEKLIEDTTKNKELLDPDLENRMKKLQRYIDVTKSQLLFAKSILFIEGISEELLISAFTLLEDYKLEDYRTEIVNVKGTSFYPFLYLFNNSNLLERINKPISIITDDDRFTDSKKSEYSFDSLINDYTVLDLLDDSIQKGNAVSRIKNLNSVKNNADNIKIFESFKTLEYEIALHNINDDRRNFKNNFLVQYLDVVEGAKISEIVTYMATFATDLMTDEQRRKVAILLWKTFPTKAEFAQDFSIHLLDNLENAKASFMVPKYILNALTHLKNGL; encoded by the coding sequence ATGAATACTAAGCTCAAATTAATTTTAAACCAAAATATCGAAATGTATTTAGCATATATAAAAGTTGAGAATTATAAAGGAATCGAAGCAATAGAAACAGAATTTGATCCCAAATTAAATATAATTATTGGTGAAAATGGATGTGGAAAATCAGCAATAATAGACGCTATACGACTGTTATATAATATTGGAGAGCCAATCAGAGAGATTTCTGTTTCGTCGGATGATTTTCATCAAAAGACAGTAGAGAACGATGGAATTAAGACTATTCAGAAGTCTTCACTAATTACTATAACGTATATTTTCAAAGGACTATCTACAGCACAAAAAGGAGCTTTTTATGAATATATGGTGATCGATCCTAATAAAATCGAAGAAGATTATGCTAAAGTCTCGATTTCTTACGAGGAGAAAGATGGAAAATATCCGAACTTCTCATACAATACAGGAAATATTGACGGACAAAAAGCCGATTATAAAACATTTGAGCTTTTCCAACATTACTATCTAGGAGCATTGAGAGATAGTACTAAAGATCTACTGAGCACTCGGAATAATATTCTTGGAAAAGTTATAAGGCGATTTGTAAAGAGAGAAAAGTCTGAGTCTGAAATTGAACAAATTATTAAAGATGCTAATTCTCAACTGTTGAGTCGTGATGAGGTGAAAAATACGAGAGATGGGGTGAATACAAATCTCGAAAGTATTTTTAAGAAAGTCATTGATAATAAAATTGGGGTTAGAATTGAAGAAGCAAAAACTGAATATATTGTTAATGCTATTAAACCCTATCTTCCACATGATAGATCAACACTAAAGGATGAAGGATTTCATTTATGGCAAAATAGTTTAGGTTTAAACAATCTGATATACATAGCAGTAGTTCTTGGTGATATAAAAGAGCAAATTGAAGATAATGGTCTTCCCCATTTCGCCTTATTAATTGAAGAGCCTGAATCTCATCTGCATCCCCAATTGCAATTAAGCCTTTATAACTTTCTCAACAATGCAAATGCTACCGAAAATAGTCAGCTATTTATAACTACTCATTCGCCGACTTTAACTTCAAAAGTCCCACTAAAGAATCTTATTCTCTTGGATTGTGGCAAAGCAACAAAACTTGATAAACAATTTCAAAATAGAGAGTCTGAAAAATTAATCGAGGATACCACCAAAAATAAGGAATTGTTAGATCCTGATTTGGAAAATAGGATGAAGAAGCTTCAGAGATATATAGATGTGACGAAATCTCAACTTTTATTTGCAAAATCAATTTTGTTCATTGAAGGAATTTCAGAAGAACTATTGATCTCAGCGTTTACTCTTTTGGAAGACTATAAATTGGAAGATTATAGAACCGAAATTGTTAACGTAAAAGGAACATCTTTCTATCCATTCCTGTATCTTTTTAATAATTCAAATCTATTAGAGAGAATTAACAAACCTATTTCTATCATCACCGATGATGATAGATTTACAGATTCGAAAAAATCTGAATACAGTTTTGATAGTTTAATAAATGATTACACTGTTCTTGATCTGTTAGATGATTCTATTCAAAAAGGCAACGCAGTATCGAGAATAAAAAACTTGAATTCTGTAAAAAATAATGCAGATAACATTAAAATCTTTGAGTCATTCAAAACATTAGAATACGAAATTGCATTGCATAACATAAATGATGATAGGAGGAATTTTAAAAATAACTTTTTAGTACAATATTTAGACGTTGTAGAGGGTGCTAAAATCAGTGAAATTGTTACTTATATGGCGACATTTGCAACAGACTTAATGACAGATGAGCAAAGAAGGAAAGTTGCCATTCTCCTATGGAAAACTTTCCCCACTAAAGCTGAATTTGCACAGGACTTTTCAATTCATTTGCTGGATAATTTGGAGAATGCAAAAGCATCATTTATGGTTCCAAAGTATATATTAAATGCATTAACTCATTTAAAAAACGGATTATAA
- a CDS encoding DUF1281 family ferredoxin-like fold protein, with protein MANWCSNTVVFDGESEAITTIQEVFRTMKNKEDESGQGQLPDFISEDNGGYFFNIYWNEGDEGVFQYETKWSPNIEIVQKIAEYYQVDFVQDYEEISNLVYGRATFSDKLLTDAYLEDEDFEQYEFDEETDTYSFEGESYESDWEILETLLERKIRQP; from the coding sequence ATGGCAAATTGGTGCAGTAATACGGTTGTTTTTGATGGAGAATCCGAAGCAATCACAACAATACAGGAGGTTTTTCGAACGATGAAAAATAAGGAAGATGAAAGCGGACAGGGACAATTACCTGACTTTATTTCCGAAGATAATGGTGGGTATTTCTTCAATATCTATTGGAATGAGGGTGATGAAGGCGTATTTCAATATGAAACAAAATGGTCGCCTAATATTGAAATAGTCCAAAAGATAGCAGAATACTACCAAGTAGATTTTGTACAGGACTATGAGGAAATAAGCAATCTTGTATATGGCAGGGCAACATTTTCTGACAAGCTTCTCACAGATGCTTATTTGGAAGATGAGGATTTTGAACAGTACGAGTTTGATGAAGAAACTGATACCTATTCTTTTGAAGGCGAAAGTTATGAAAGTGATTGGGAGATATTAGAAACCTTATTGGAAAGAAAAATTCGCCAGCCCTAA